GATGGCCGAAAACTGTGCCGACCGTCAGACCTGATCGGGCATGATAGAGGAATGATGTTCGATGATCTTCCAGACCTCGTCGAACAGCAGGTAAACGAAGGTAAACCGGCAGACCAGATCAAACGGCGTGCCGTCGTCGCGGTGCATCGTGAATGTGTAGATGCCGGAATTGATGCCGACCGTCTCAAACACGCGCGAATGCACCTCCATGAAGCGCGCACTTGGGTTGCGCTGCATGATATCGCGGAAATAGCGGCGGATCTGGCCGGGTTCCAGCCGGATCTGGTAGGATGCGGTCGGCAGCAGCACTGCATCGGGCGCGTAAAGGTCAGCGATCCTTGCAGGGTCGCCCGAGGC
This genomic window from Roseibaca calidilacus contains:
- a CDS encoding SgcJ/EcaC family oxidoreductase, with the protein product MPTEKIAALLDDWGAALASGDPARIADLYAPDAVLLPTASYQIRLEPGQIRRYFRDIMQRNPSARFMEVHSRVFETVGINSGIYTFTMHRDDGTPFDLVCRFTFVYLLFDEVWKIIEHHSSIMPDQV